A DNA window from Bradyrhizobium sp. CCBAU 53421 contains the following coding sequences:
- a CDS encoding ABC transporter substrate-binding protein: MRSVQALAVAALSVLTISDVSRAAEPKSGGIFRIYHRDSPGSASIHEGATYSLNVPFMPIFNNLVIFDQHIAQNSASTIRPELAESWAWSGDNKTLTFKLRKDVKWHDGKPFTAADVKCTFDMLMGKSQQKFRQNPRKSWYDQVDEVTTNGDYEASFKLKRPQPALLSLLASGYSPVYPCHVSPAEMRTKPIGTGPFKFVEFKANESIKLTKNPDYFKKGLPYLDGIEFTIIPNRSTAILGFVSGKFDMTFPTEVSIPLLKDVKSQDAKAVCVVEPNNVSTNIIINSSAPPFDNLDIRRALALALDRKAFIQIMFEGQGDIGGTMEPAPDGLWAMPKEMLESIPGYGPDVEKNRELARKLMQKAGYGPDKHLQIKVSTRNIAVYRDPAIILIDQIKSIYIDAELDVVDTAQWFPKIARKDYSLGLNLTGNAVDEPDQSFYENYACGSERNYTNYCNKDIEKLFDQQSEETNLDKRKKLVWEIDKKLQEDVARPIIFHARTGTCWKPYVKNVTIMSNSSYNGYRYEDVWLDK; the protein is encoded by the coding sequence ATGCGGAGCGTGCAAGCGCTGGCCGTGGCGGCGTTGTCTGTGCTGACCATCAGCGACGTGTCACGCGCAGCCGAGCCGAAATCCGGCGGCATCTTCAGGATCTATCACCGCGACAGCCCCGGCAGCGCCTCGATCCACGAGGGCGCGACCTATTCGCTGAACGTGCCGTTCATGCCGATCTTCAACAATCTCGTCATCTTCGATCAGCACATCGCCCAGAACAGCGCCAGCACGATCCGGCCCGAGCTTGCGGAAAGCTGGGCCTGGAGCGGCGACAACAAGACGCTGACCTTCAAACTACGCAAGGACGTGAAGTGGCACGACGGCAAGCCGTTCACCGCGGCCGACGTCAAGTGCACCTTCGACATGCTGATGGGCAAGTCGCAGCAGAAGTTCCGGCAGAACCCGCGCAAGTCCTGGTACGACCAGGTCGACGAGGTGACGACCAACGGCGACTATGAAGCGTCGTTCAAGCTGAAACGGCCGCAACCGGCGCTATTGTCGCTGCTCGCTTCCGGCTATTCGCCGGTCTATCCCTGCCATGTGTCGCCGGCGGAGATGCGCACCAAGCCCATCGGCACCGGCCCGTTCAAGTTCGTCGAGTTCAAGGCCAACGAATCGATCAAGCTCACCAAGAACCCTGACTACTTCAAGAAAGGCCTGCCCTATCTCGACGGCATCGAGTTCACCATCATCCCGAACCGCTCGACGGCGATCCTCGGCTTCGTCTCGGGCAAGTTCGACATGACGTTCCCGACCGAGGTCTCGATCCCGCTGCTCAAGGACGTCAAGTCGCAGGACGCCAAGGCCGTCTGCGTGGTGGAACCGAACAACGTCTCCACCAACATCATCATCAATTCGAGCGCGCCGCCGTTCGACAATCTCGACATCCGCCGCGCGCTGGCGCTGGCACTCGACCGCAAGGCGTTCATCCAGATCATGTTCGAGGGCCAGGGCGATATCGGCGGCACCATGGAGCCGGCGCCCGACGGCCTGTGGGCGATGCCCAAGGAGATGCTTGAATCGATTCCCGGCTATGGCCCCGACGTTGAGAAGAACCGCGAGTTAGCCCGCAAGCTGATGCAGAAGGCTGGCTATGGCCCGGACAAGCATCTGCAGATCAAGGTGTCGACCCGCAACATCGCGGTCTACCGTGATCCCGCGATCATCCTGATCGACCAGATCAAGAGCATCTACATCGACGCTGAGCTCGACGTCGTCGACACCGCGCAATGGTTCCCGAAGATCGCGCGCAAGGACTATTCGCTCGGCCTTAACCTCACCGGCAACGCCGTCGACGAGCCCGACCAGTCGTTCTACGAGAACTACGCCTGCGGCTCGGAGCGCAACTACACCAACTATTGCAACAAGGACATCGAGAAGCTGTTCGACCAGCAATCCGAGGAGACCAACCTCGACAAGCGCAAGAAGCTGGTCTGGGAGATCGACAAGAAGCTGCAGGAAGACGTCGCACGGCCAATCATCTTCCATGCCCGGACCGGCACCTGCTGGAAGCCTTACGTGAAGAATGTCACGATCATGTCCAACAGCTCCTATAACGGCTATCGTTACGAAGACGTCTGGCTGGACAAGTAG
- a CDS encoding TauD/TfdA family dioxygenase — MEVIPLRPGFGAELRGVMLSDVAASDAAYAAVRAAFEEHSVLVFRGQEVSDDIQLAFSRRFGPPETTKVGSMGTGSHFVILSTFGPDGKVVPSDHRQQLRAKANQLWHTDSSFKRVPALTSILSARIIPEHGGETEFVSMRLAFERLDKDVAKRLENSFAWHSYAHSRSKVATGLATSEEVDALPPVCWRMVWRNPVNGRGALYLASHAYGVEGMDAEAGKTLIEQLTEAATAPGVSYLHQWKQGDVVMWDNRATMHRGRPWPAHEGRLMIRTTISATEADGVANMHLPSTQAAE, encoded by the coding sequence ATGGAAGTGATCCCACTGCGTCCTGGATTCGGAGCCGAACTGCGCGGCGTCATGCTTTCGGATGTTGCCGCCAGTGATGCCGCCTATGCGGCGGTGCGCGCGGCGTTCGAGGAGCATTCGGTGCTGGTGTTCCGCGGCCAGGAGGTCAGCGACGACATCCAGCTCGCCTTCTCGCGCCGCTTCGGTCCGCCCGAGACAACCAAGGTCGGCTCGATGGGCACCGGCTCGCACTTCGTGATCCTCTCGACCTTCGGGCCTGACGGCAAGGTGGTTCCATCAGACCATCGACAGCAGCTGCGCGCCAAAGCCAATCAGCTCTGGCACACCGACTCGTCGTTCAAGCGCGTGCCGGCGCTGACCTCGATCCTGTCGGCGCGCATCATCCCCGAACATGGCGGCGAGACCGAGTTCGTCTCGATGCGGCTGGCATTCGAGCGGCTCGACAAGGATGTGGCGAAGCGGCTGGAGAACTCCTTCGCCTGGCACTCCTACGCGCATTCCCGCAGCAAGGTGGCTACCGGTCTCGCGACGTCAGAGGAAGTCGATGCGCTGCCGCCGGTGTGCTGGCGCATGGTCTGGCGCAATCCCGTCAACGGCCGCGGCGCGCTGTATCTCGCTTCCCACGCCTATGGCGTCGAAGGCATGGATGCCGAAGCCGGCAAGACGCTGATCGAGCAATTGACTGAAGCCGCGACCGCGCCCGGCGTCAGCTATCTGCATCAATGGAAGCAGGGCGACGTCGTAATGTGGGACAACCGCGCCACCATGCATCGCGGCCGTCCCTGGCCGGCGCATGAGGGCCGCCTGATGATCCGCACCACAATCTCGGCGACCGAGGCCGATGGTGTCGCCAACATGCACCTGCCCTCGACGCAGGCGGCGGAGTGA
- a CDS encoding DUF2270 domain-containing protein translates to MPSPQPREPEPVQAGRLEFTAAEIGALAHLYRGEVYRSTVWRTRLDSSTNWAVVTTGIALSATYSNAEASPLPMVLVGLLVTVFLLFEARRYRYFNVWRARARLLETDFYAPMIRGEGPTPNASWTELLANDYRRPRYHISFARAVGRRLRRTYGWIFAIQAIAYYGKLAIHPLPLTEMSAIWDRASIGPIPGTIVVLAGVAFHSSWALFAFVTQRMEVADRRARHNLIAMG, encoded by the coding sequence ATGCCCTCGCCCCAGCCGCGCGAGCCGGAGCCGGTACAGGCCGGAAGGCTCGAATTCACTGCCGCCGAGATCGGTGCGCTCGCCCACCTCTATCGCGGCGAGGTCTACCGCAGCACGGTCTGGCGCACCCGCCTCGACAGCTCGACCAACTGGGCTGTCGTCACGACCGGGATCGCGCTGTCGGCGACCTACAGCAACGCCGAGGCCTCGCCCTTGCCGATGGTGCTGGTCGGGCTGCTGGTCACGGTCTTCCTGCTGTTCGAGGCGCGGCGCTATCGCTACTTCAACGTCTGGCGCGCCCGGGCGCGGTTGCTCGAAACCGATTTCTACGCGCCGATGATTCGCGGCGAAGGTCCGACGCCGAACGCGTCCTGGACCGAGTTGCTCGCCAACGACTACCGCCGCCCGAGGTATCACATCAGCTTTGCCCGCGCGGTTGGCCGGCGGCTGCGCCGGACCTATGGCTGGATCTTCGCGATCCAGGCGATCGCCTATTACGGCAAGCTGGCGATCCATCCCCTGCCGCTCACCGAGATGAGCGCGATCTGGGACCGCGCCTCGATCGGCCCGATTCCCGGCACCATCGTGGTCCTGGCCGGCGTCGCCTTCCACTCCAGCTGGGCGCTGTTCGCTTTTGTCACGCAACGCATGGAGGTCGCCGACCGGCGGGCGCGTCATAATCTGATCGCGATGGGGTGA
- a CDS encoding AMP-binding protein, producing the protein MYTGKHAYLRPLQPAFIMASTGEIVTYRELEARSNRLAHLFRNRGMKRLDHYSIFMENNNRYLEACGAGERSGLYFTCVNSYLTPGELAYILTNSQSRILITSKLKLDIAREALKECPQVELCIVVNGDSEGDRIVGLREATAGLPATPIADEYAGTAMLYSSGTTGRPKGIVRPLPEQPPSQNLPLFDFLTKLWHYREGMIYLSPAPLYHSAPQAAVNLTIRMGGTVVIMESFDPERYLQLVETWGITHSQLVPTMFSRLLKLPEEVRARYDLSTLEIAIHAAAPCPALVKDDMIKWWGPIIHEYYGATEGLGFTACNSEEWLAHRGTVGKVLLGDLHILDENMQPCPKGTPGTVWFKTATPFEYFNDPAKTSEARSADGSMSTVGDVGYVDDDNFLYLTDRATFMIISGGVNIYPQECENLLITHPKVADAAVFGVPNVDLGEEVKAVVQPVDGIAPGPELAEELIAFCASSLSRQKVPRSVDFEAELPRLPTGKLYKRLLRDRYWGNKTSRIV; encoded by the coding sequence ATGTATACCGGCAAGCATGCTTACCTGCGCCCGCTGCAACCGGCCTTCATCATGGCCAGCACCGGCGAGATCGTCACCTATCGCGAGCTCGAGGCGCGCAGCAATCGCCTCGCGCATCTGTTCCGCAACCGCGGCATGAAGCGGCTCGACCACTATTCGATCTTCATGGAGAACAACAATCGCTACCTCGAGGCCTGCGGTGCCGGTGAACGTTCCGGCCTCTACTTCACCTGCGTCAATTCCTACCTCACGCCGGGCGAGCTCGCCTACATCCTGACCAACAGCCAGTCGCGGATCCTGATCACCTCGAAGCTGAAGCTCGACATCGCGCGCGAGGCGCTGAAGGAGTGCCCGCAGGTCGAGCTCTGCATCGTGGTCAACGGCGACAGTGAAGGCGATCGTATCGTCGGACTGCGAGAGGCCACCGCGGGGCTGCCGGCGACGCCGATCGCGGACGAATATGCGGGCACCGCGATGCTCTATTCGTCAGGCACGACCGGCCGGCCGAAGGGCATCGTGCGGCCGCTGCCCGAGCAGCCGCCGTCGCAAAACCTTCCGCTGTTCGATTTCCTGACCAAGCTCTGGCACTACCGCGAAGGCATGATCTATCTGTCGCCGGCACCGCTCTATCACTCGGCGCCGCAGGCTGCGGTCAATCTCACCATCCGGATGGGCGGCACCGTCGTCATCATGGAGAGCTTCGATCCCGAGCGCTATCTCCAGCTCGTCGAGACATGGGGCATCACCCACAGCCAGCTGGTGCCGACGATGTTCTCGCGGCTGCTGAAGCTGCCCGAGGAGGTTCGCGCCCGCTACGACCTGTCGACGCTCGAGATCGCGATCCATGCCGCCGCGCCCTGCCCGGCGCTGGTCAAGGACGACATGATCAAATGGTGGGGCCCGATCATCCACGAGTATTACGGCGCGACCGAGGGCCTCGGCTTCACTGCCTGCAACAGCGAGGAATGGCTCGCGCATCGCGGCACCGTCGGCAAGGTGCTGCTCGGCGATTTGCATATCCTCGACGAGAACATGCAGCCCTGCCCGAAGGGCACGCCGGGCACGGTGTGGTTCAAGACCGCGACGCCGTTCGAGTATTTCAACGATCCGGCCAAGACCAGCGAGGCCCGCTCGGCGGACGGCAGCATGAGCACGGTCGGCGACGTCGGCTATGTCGACGACGACAACTTCCTCTATCTGACCGATCGCGCCACCTTCATGATCATCTCCGGCGGCGTGAACATCTACCCGCAGGAATGCGAGAACCTCCTGATCACCCATCCCAAGGTCGCCGACGCCGCGGTGTTCGGCGTGCCCAATGTCGATCTCGGGGAGGAGGTGAAGGCAGTGGTGCAGCCGGTCGACGGCATCGCGCCGGGGCCGGAGCTCGCCGAGGAGCTGATCGCCTTCTGCGCAAGTTCGCTGTCGCGCCAGAAGGTGCCGCGCTCGGTGGATTTCGAGGCCGAACTGCCGCGGCTGCCGACCGGGAAACTCTACAAGCGCCTGCTGCGCGATCGCTACTGGGGCAACAAGACCTCGCGGATCGTGTGA